One genomic window of Geodermatophilus sp. DSM 44513 includes the following:
- a CDS encoding copper resistance CopC family protein, producing MSRRRPGAPGPAARTAVVLAAAVLTLLGTGTPAARAHDRLVATVPAADATVPVPPAQVELEFSAPVQALGAQVVVTGPDGAAVSRGAPQVRGATVVQPLAVDPAGGLHAVAWRVTSSDGHPLSGTLAFTVAPAPAVAGAGADTPAVAAAPVPAPSPGPSPGSSPGSSPGSGWLVPAAAGVVVVAATLVLLRSRRRA from the coding sequence ATGTCGCGACGACGCCCCGGCGCCCCCGGCCCGGCCGCCCGGACAGCGGTGGTGCTGGCCGCCGCCGTGCTCACCCTGCTGGGCACCGGCACGCCGGCCGCCCGGGCGCACGACCGGCTGGTCGCCACGGTGCCGGCCGCCGACGCGACGGTGCCCGTGCCGCCGGCGCAGGTGGAGCTGGAGTTCAGCGCCCCGGTGCAGGCGCTGGGCGCCCAGGTGGTCGTCACCGGGCCGGACGGCGCCGCGGTGTCCCGGGGTGCGCCGCAGGTGCGCGGCGCCACGGTGGTCCAGCCGCTGGCGGTCGACCCGGCCGGCGGGCTGCACGCCGTCGCCTGGCGGGTGACCTCCTCCGACGGGCACCCGCTGTCGGGCACCCTCGCCTTCACCGTGGCCCCGGCCCCCGCGGTCGCCGGCGCCGGCGCGGACACCCCCGCGGTCGCGGCCGCGCCGGTCCCGGCACCGTCGCCGGGGCCGTCGCCGGGGTCGTCGCCGGGGTCGTCGCCCGGGTCGGGGTGGCTGGTGCCGGCCGCGGCCGGCGTGGTCGTCGTGGCGGCCACGCTGGTCCTGCTGCGCTCCCGGCGCCGGGCGTGA
- a CDS encoding CopD family protein produces the protein MSAVPGTLTAEPPLPAGAARPPSAVPTVVAAGAGLLGVLVLALVLGGGRPAQPVPGLGQAGPLVAWGLPAATLLGRVAAVGTVGSLLFAAVLLPGHGGGLPAASRRAARAAALWAPLWAVAAAAAALLTLADVLGTPPTTVPASAVGVFLTDLPAGRAAAVTVGAAGLVAVLARRCTGALPAALLLAVAVSGLVVPAVLTGHSAAAADHVPAVTALAVHVVAATAWVGGLLALLLHGRSGADAATATGRFSTLALACFLATGLSGLVAAWLVLDRTTSPGTVLGSGYGGLLLAKTAALVALGVLGRAHRRRTLPRLRSGQPGAFRRLAAVEVAVMLATVALAVALAASPPPAADPAPAAPAAAPAPAAAAPAGMAGHDHGDLSVGVLVDPARFHVAGPVAAGARVTVHNPTDAEVTLTAADGSFDVVVPPRSLLAFPAPQEPGSYPFTSRHATAFGDVLVVR, from the coding sequence GTGAGCGCCGTGCCGGGGACGCTCACCGCCGAGCCGCCGCTGCCGGCCGGCGCGGCGCGGCCGCCGTCGGCCGTGCCGACGGTCGTGGCGGCCGGCGCCGGGCTCCTCGGGGTGCTGGTGCTGGCCCTCGTGCTCGGCGGCGGCCGCCCGGCGCAACCCGTGCCCGGGCTGGGGCAGGCCGGTCCGCTGGTCGCCTGGGGGCTGCCCGCGGCCACCCTGCTGGGGCGGGTCGCGGCCGTCGGCACGGTGGGGTCGCTGCTGTTCGCCGCCGTGCTGCTCCCCGGCCACGGCGGCGGGCTCCCCGCGGCGTCGCGCCGCGCGGCGCGGGCCGCCGCGCTGTGGGCGCCGCTCTGGGCCGTCGCGGCCGCGGCCGCCGCGCTGCTCACCCTGGCCGACGTGCTCGGCACCCCGCCCACCACGGTGCCGGCGTCGGCCGTGGGGGTCTTCCTCACCGACCTGCCCGCGGGACGGGCCGCGGCGGTGACCGTCGGCGCGGCCGGCCTGGTGGCCGTGCTGGCGCGGCGGTGCACCGGTGCGCTGCCCGCCGCGCTGCTGCTCGCCGTCGCGGTGTCCGGGCTGGTGGTCCCGGCCGTCCTGACCGGCCACTCCGCGGCGGCCGCGGACCACGTGCCGGCGGTGACCGCCCTGGCCGTGCACGTGGTGGCGGCGACCGCATGGGTCGGGGGCCTGCTCGCCCTGCTGCTGCACGGCCGGTCCGGAGCGGACGCCGCGACCGCCACGGGCCGCTTCAGCACCCTGGCGCTGGCCTGCTTCCTGGCCACCGGGCTGTCCGGCCTGGTGGCCGCCTGGCTGGTCCTGGACCGGACCACCTCGCCCGGCACCGTCCTGGGCAGCGGCTACGGCGGGCTGCTGCTGGCCAAGACGGCGGCCCTGGTGGCCCTCGGCGTCCTGGGCCGGGCGCACCGGCGGCGCACGCTGCCCCGGCTGCGCAGCGGGCAGCCGGGTGCCTTCCGGCGGCTGGCCGCCGTCGAGGTCGCCGTCATGCTGGCCACGGTCGCGCTGGCCGTGGCGCTGGCGGCCTCCCCTCCCCCGGCGGCGGACCCCGCTCCCGCGGCCCCCGCCGCCGCGCCCGCCCCGGCGGCCGCGGCGCCGGCGGGGATGGCCGGCCACGACCACGGCGACCTGTCGGTGGGCGTGCTGGTCGACCCGGCGCGGTTCCACGTCGCGGGCCCCGTCGCCGCGGGTGCGCGGGTCACCGTGCACAACCCGACGGACGCCGAGGTCACGCTCACCGCGGCGGACGGCTCCTTCGACGTCGTCGTCCCCCCGCGCAGCCTGCTGGCCTTCCCGGCACCGCAGGAGCCGGGCAGCTACCCGTTCACCAGCCGGCACGCGACCGCCTTCGGGGACGTGCTCGTCGTCCGCTGA